From Gemmatimonadaceae bacterium:
GCGTACGTGTGACGAATACTCATCTAATGAAGCTCCGTGGGGGGTTCACAGTCCGTTCAACATCTGTTGCATGACGCCGATCTCCGCCGTCTGCACGACAACTACATCGTTGGCGAAAACAGAGACGTCCACATCCTGCGCGGCGAGCGGACTCGCGAACAAATCGCTCACCATCTGAAGCGCGCCTTTATGGTGGTGAATCATGCCGGTCAGAAAGAGCCGGTCGAACTCCGGCCCCTTCGCCGAGTCGAGCTGCGCGAGCTGTGCGCTCGTGAGCATGCCGGCCATCGACATCCTGTGCCACGACGAAGTATCCGGCGCGAATTGGCCGTTCGAGCGCAACCACTGCTGCATCAGCTTGATTTCGGCGACCTGCGACTGGTCGATCTTGTTCGCGAGCTTCAGCACGCGCGCATCGGCGCCGTGCGCCGCCGCCATGCGTGACATGTAGATCGCCTGTGCGTGGTGCGCGATCATGCCTTGCATGAAGCGCACGTCGGCTTCGGTGTAGAGCGCGCCCTTGGGAATCGTGATCCGAGGCATCGTCGCCGACATCGACATGTCCGTCATGTCGGGCATGCCAGCCATCGGGTGCGGTTGCTCGGCGGGCTTTTCGGGCGCGGGTCGAGCGGCTTGGGTCGCAGTGGGCGCCGGGGCGGGCGCAGTGGAGGCGAGGGGTGCGGGGGCGGGTGTCGCGACTGCCGGCTGTGGCGAGCGACAACCAAACGCCGCCGGGACGAGAAGGAGCGCGACAGTGATATCGCGAGCCTGATGCGGTTTCACGGGGAGTACCTGGGGTACG
This genomic window contains:
- a CDS encoding DUF305 domain-containing protein — its product is MLAEPRARRYPIEVPATFIVPQVLPVKPHQARDITVALLLVPAAFGCRSPQPAVATPAPAPLASTAPAPAPTATQAARPAPEKPAEQPHPMAGMPDMTDMSMSATMPRITIPKGALYTEADVRFMQGMIAHHAQAIYMSRMAAAHGADARVLKLANKIDQSQVAEIKLMQQWLRSNGQFAPDTSSWHRMSMAGMLTSAQLAQLDSAKGPEFDRLFLTGMIHHHKGALQMVSDLFASPLAAQDVDVSVFANDVVVVQTAEIGVMQQMLNGL